Genomic window (Hypnocyclicus thermotrophus):
AGGTAAAAAATTAATTAGAAAATATATAGAAGAAATAAAAGTGAAAGTAGAGTCGCTTAATATACCTATAAAAAATCTAAGTGGAGGAAATCAACAAAAAATTATACTTAGTAAATGGTTGGCAACAAATCCAAAAATTATTATATTAGATGAACCTACAAAAGGAATGGATGTAGGAGCAAAAGTGGAAATATATAAAATAATTAATAAATTATTAAAAGAAGGAATGTCAATTATATTAGTTTCTTCAGAATTACCAGAATTATTAGGATTGAGTGATAGAATATTAGTAATGAACGAAGGAGAAATTGTAACAGAATTTACTAGAGAAAATGCAACACAGAAAAAAATAATGGCGTTTGCAACAGGTAACTTTAAAAGAGGTGAAATAGATGAATAAAATTGTATCAAGTAAAAGAAAAAAGAGTAAAAAAATAATACTAGAAAAATTTTTAAAAAAAAACATGAACTGGATAATTTTACTAATAATGGTACTATTTCTATCTCTTGTTACAGATAGTTTTTTGACAGCTAGAAATTTAAGTAATTTAATTAGACAAAGTACAATAGTAGGAATAATAGCTGTAGGAATGACGGGAGTAATTCTTTTAGGGGGAGTAGATTTATCTGTAGGCTCTATAGTTGGATTAGCTGCAGTAACAGTTACGTTATTAATGGAAAAAGGATTAAATGAATGGATTTCAATAATTTTAACACTAATTTTTGTAGGAGGATTAATAGGATATTGGAACGGGTATTGGATATCAAGGTATAAAATGGAGCCTTTTATTGTAACATTAGGAATGATGACTATTGCTAGAGGACTGGCATTAACAATATCAAAAAATAGTTCAATACCTGTAAAAAATGAAAATTTTACTAAAATTGCAGGTAGTTATATATCAATAAAATGGTCAATTATATTACTTTCTATATGTTTATTATACATATTAATAGAAGTTACTTATTATGCTATAAAAAAAAGAGAAGTCCTAAAAAATAAAAGTTATATAAAAAATACATTATTAAAAATATTTGGGATATTACTTTTATTTTTGATATTTATTATGTACAAAGGGATTCCAAATCCAGTAGCAATATTTAGCGTCATAATAATAATCTCTATTTTTATACTAAATAATACAAAATTTGGTAGAGATATATACGCAGCAGGAGGAAATAGAGAAGCAGCACGACTTTCAGGTATAGATATAGATAAGGTACACATGAAAGTTTTTATAATAACTTCAGTTTTAGCAGCATTTTCAGGTATTATTTTAGCTTCTAGATTGAATGGAGCATCTCCAAGTTTAGGGAATATGATGGAATTAGATGCAATTACAGCAGTTGCTATAGGTGGAACAAGCTTATCAGGTGGAATAGGTGGGACTTTTGGTACATTATTAGGTATATTTATAATAAGTATATTAAATAATGGAATGAGTCTTTTAGGATTACCAGAATCATACCAACTTATAATAAAAGGTCTTATTATAACTATGGCTGTTTGGGGTGATATTGTATCAAAAAATAAAAAATATCATAAATAATTTATTTTTATAGAAAAGACTGATTTAGCAGTCTTTTTTTTATTATTTTTTAATAATCTATCACTATTGCAAATAAATAAAAATATGTTATAATAAAATTGTAAAATAATATATTGAATTAAAGAGGGGCTAGAATGCATAATGAATTAGAAGAAAGAAAAAAACAATTTTTAAAAACACAAAATGAAAAAAGTTTATATTTAGGTGAATACAAAGAGAGAGTTATTGCAGCATTAAAAAAAGATCAAATTTTAGAAGATGATGTATATCAAGAAATAATAGATGCAATAAATACCAAAGAAGCGTATATTTTAAAAATGAGCAGAGATTTAGAATTAAAAAAATTAAAACCATATATAGAAGCAGCAGAGAAAGCAAATATAAAATATCAACTTGTTGATGGAATTTCATATATAGGAGATATAGGATTAATAGTAGCAGCTAAAGATGCACTTGATGAAATAAAAGAAAATGTAGTTATTCGTGATATGGATCAAGATTTTATAGATGCAGGACTGGGTGAAGTTTTTAGTAAAAATAGAGGTAAAAAAATTTGTTTAGATTGTTATGAAGAAGTAGAAGAAAAACTTCCTCAATATTTAGATGAATTTAAAAAAATAAATTTTTTGGATAAATTAATAGGTATAAAATGTCCAATTTGTAAGATAAAAAATAAAAAATAGTGCTTAGGAGGAATTTTTTAATGGATGCATATAAAATTATTGGTGGAAGCAAATTGGAAGGAGTTTTAAATGTAAGTGGTTCAAAAAATGCAACATTACCAATTTTAGCAGCAACTCTTATTGCAGAAGGAGAATATATTTTAAAAAATGTACCAAGCTTAAAAGATGTACGTACAATGTTTAAATTATTAGAAAAATTAGGATTAGAAGTAGAAAAAATATCTAAAAATAGCTATAAAATAATAAATAACGGAATAAAAAATATCGAAGCAACTTATGATTTGGTAAAAACTATGAGAGCATCATTTTTGGTAATGGGACCTATGCTTAGTCATAGTCAAAAAGCAAAAGTATCTCTTCCTGGTGGCTGTGCAATAGGTACTAGACCAGTTGATTTACATTTAAAAGGATTTGAAGCTATAGGAGCAAAAATAGAAATATCACATGGATATGTAGAAGCAATATCAGAAGAATTAATAGGAAATAATGTGATTTTAGATTTTCCGAGTGTCGGGGCAACAGAAAATATAATTATGGCAGCAGTAAGAGCAAAAGGAATTACAGTAATTGAAAATGCAGCAAGAGAACCAGAGATAGATGATTTATGTAATTTTTTAAATAAAATGGGTGCTAAAATTAGAGGTATAGGTAGTAGTAGAATAGAAATAGAAGGTGTAGACAAATTAAAAGCGGTAGAATATAGTATTATTCCAGATAGAATAGAAGCAGGAACGTTTTTAGTACTATCAGCTCTTTCAAAAGGAAAAGTAGGAGTAACAGATTTTAAGATAGAACATCTTGAAGGATTTATATTAAAATTAGAAGAAATTGGATATAAATTAAATGAAAATAATGGAGTTTTTTATGTAAAAGGTGAAATAGAAAAACCAAAACCTATAAGAGTTCAAACTATGCCCTACCCGGGATTTCCAACAGACCTACAAGCACAATTAATGACTTTGTTATGTTTTTCAAATGGAACAAGCGAGATAAAAGAAACAATTTTTGAAAATAGATTTATGCATGTATCCGAGTTAAATAGAATGGGAGCAGATATAAAAATAGACGGGAATATTGCTATAATAAAAGGAAACATTAATTTTAGTGGCGCAGAAGTAATGGCTTCTGATTTAAGAGCAGGAGCTGCGTTAGTTATAGCAGGATTATTATCAGAAGGAGAAACTTTAGTTCAAAGAATTTATCATATAGATAGAGGATATGAGAAATTAGAAGAAAAATTAAAAAATATAGGTGCAAATATAGAAAGGGTAAAGGTAGATATAATATAATGAAAAAAATAATAGGGATAAATCCAGTAAGAGAGTTATTAATAAAAAGAACAAAACTTAATCATATTGAGATTTATAATGGATTAAATGAAAATACAAAAAATGAATTAATAGA
Coding sequences:
- a CDS encoding sugar ABC transporter permease; translated protein: MNKIVSSKRKKSKKIILEKFLKKNMNWIILLIMVLFLSLVTDSFLTARNLSNLIRQSTIVGIIAVGMTGVILLGGVDLSVGSIVGLAAVTVTLLMEKGLNEWISIILTLIFVGGLIGYWNGYWISRYKMEPFIVTLGMMTIARGLALTISKNSSIPVKNENFTKIAGSYISIKWSIILLSICLLYILIEVTYYAIKKREVLKNKSYIKNTLLKIFGILLLFLIFIMYKGIPNPVAIFSVIIIISIFILNNTKFGRDIYAAGGNREAARLSGIDIDKVHMKVFIITSVLAAFSGIILASRLNGASPSLGNMMELDAITAVAIGGTSLSGGIGGTFGTLLGIFIISILNNGMSLLGLPESYQLIIKGLIITMAVWGDIVSKNKKYHK
- a CDS encoding DUF1694 domain-containing protein is translated as MHNELEERKKQFLKTQNEKSLYLGEYKERVIAALKKDQILEDDVYQEIIDAINTKEAYILKMSRDLELKKLKPYIEAAEKANIKYQLVDGISYIGDIGLIVAAKDALDEIKENVVIRDMDQDFIDAGLGEVFSKNRGKKICLDCYEEVEEKLPQYLDEFKKINFLDKLIGIKCPICKIKNKK
- the murA gene encoding UDP-N-acetylglucosamine 1-carboxyvinyltransferase: MDAYKIIGGSKLEGVLNVSGSKNATLPILAATLIAEGEYILKNVPSLKDVRTMFKLLEKLGLEVEKISKNSYKIINNGIKNIEATYDLVKTMRASFLVMGPMLSHSQKAKVSLPGGCAIGTRPVDLHLKGFEAIGAKIEISHGYVEAISEELIGNNVILDFPSVGATENIIMAAVRAKGITVIENAAREPEIDDLCNFLNKMGAKIRGIGSSRIEIEGVDKLKAVEYSIIPDRIEAGTFLVLSALSKGKVGVTDFKIEHLEGFILKLEEIGYKLNENNGVFYVKGEIEKPKPIRVQTMPYPGFPTDLQAQLMTLLCFSNGTSEIKETIFENRFMHVSELNRMGADIKIDGNIAIIKGNINFSGAEVMASDLRAGAALVIAGLLSEGETLVQRIYHIDRGYEKLEEKLKNIGANIERVKVDII